One genomic region from Syntrophorhabdaceae bacterium encodes:
- a CDS encoding RsmE family RNA methyltransferase, with the protein MEIRRVFVDKLRIKNNMALLAGQNHKYIVTVLRKTIGDRIDLIDGKGYLYRCIINSIKNKEIYLQVLDVIHKPEEKRPKVTLCISPIKGQRMDWLVEKATELNVERILPTIFKRTVVKFDEKEKKKPERWKRITIEASRQSGRFTIPEVTEPTPLRGILPFIENIENRWVLYEREKDSHLKDIISMYKEGEICIVIGPEGGIEEAEVDWLKNNGFTSCTLGENIFRTETTPLIVLSIIHYEYTQR; encoded by the coding sequence ATGGAAATAAGAAGGGTTTTTGTTGATAAATTGAGGATAAAAAACAATATGGCGCTCCTTGCCGGTCAAAACCATAAATATATAGTCACTGTCCTGAGAAAAACCATAGGCGACAGGATTGACCTTATCGATGGCAAAGGTTATCTCTATAGATGTATTATTAATAGCATCAAAAATAAGGAAATATATTTACAGGTTCTTGATGTTATTCATAAGCCAGAGGAAAAGAGACCAAAGGTTACCCTTTGTATTAGTCCTATAAAGGGTCAGAGGATGGATTGGCTTGTAGAAAAGGCAACAGAGCTTAATGTAGAAAGGATCCTTCCTACTATATTTAAAAGGACAGTGGTAAAGTTTGATGAAAAAGAAAAAAAGAAGCCTGAGAGGTGGAAAAGGATTACCATAGAGGCATCCCGGCAGTCAGGGAGATTTACTATCCCTGAAGTAACTGAACCAACACCTTTAAGGGGTATATTACCCTTTATAGAAAATATTGAAAACAGATGGGTCCTTTACGAAAGGGAGAAGGATAGCCATTTGAAGGATATTATATCCATGTATAAAGAGGGAGAGATATGTATAGTCATAGGCCCTGAAGGAGGTATTGAGGAAGCGGAAGTGGATTGGCTAAAAAATAACGGGTTTACCTCTTGCACCCTGGGAGAAAACATATTCAGGACAGAGACAACACCTCTTATAGTCTTATCTATAATTCATTACGAATATACTCAGAGATGA